The proteins below are encoded in one region of Candidatus Palauibacter australiensis:
- a CDS encoding FtsQ-type POTRA domain-containing protein, whose protein sequence is MIERRPLRPWRITRRGRRRLLLALMVASIGLSVPIWVPRLLTTLPAFQISELGVVGTDHIAPDEIRALALIPDASVWDDPATWEERVRAHPLVREATARRQSFRTLEIAIVERRSVALVATPELRPVSGDGYVLPLEPSAAPLDLPIIQGPVETDGGFVADPGTRELIFTLSRMDRTRSDFMSLVSEVGPAAEGGYRFLLLPGAGADVVFLPRDEPLRALDRVSIALGQIEDRRVARADARFRGQVVVTRVEER, encoded by the coding sequence ATGATCGAGCGCAGGCCCTTACGCCCGTGGCGCATCACCCGGCGCGGACGCCGCCGGCTCCTCCTGGCCCTGATGGTTGCCTCGATCGGTCTGTCCGTCCCCATCTGGGTGCCGCGCCTCCTCACGACGCTGCCCGCATTTCAGATTTCGGAGCTCGGCGTGGTCGGGACCGACCACATTGCGCCCGACGAGATCCGGGCGCTCGCCCTGATCCCCGACGCATCCGTGTGGGACGACCCCGCGACATGGGAGGAGCGTGTCCGCGCCCATCCCCTGGTTCGCGAGGCCACAGCCCGCCGACAGAGCTTCCGTACCCTGGAAATCGCCATCGTGGAGCGGCGTTCGGTCGCGCTCGTCGCGACGCCCGAACTGCGTCCCGTGAGCGGAGATGGCTACGTGCTACCCCTCGAACCCTCCGCCGCGCCGCTCGACCTGCCGATCATCCAGGGTCCGGTCGAGACGGACGGCGGTTTCGTGGCGGACCCGGGAACGCGGGAACTCATCTTCACCCTGTCGCGCATGGATCGCACACGCAGCGACTTCATGTCCCTCGTCTCCGAGGTCGGGCCCGCGGCGGAGGGGGGATACCGGTTCCTGCTCCTGCCCGGCGCCGGCGCGGATGTCGTTTTTCTGCCGCGAGATGAGCCCCTGCGCGCCCTCGACCGGGTATCGATCGCGCTCGGGCAGATCGAGGATCGCCGCGTCGCACGTGCGGACGCGCGTTTCAGAGGCCAAGTTGTAGTGACGCGCGTGGAGGAGCGATGA